The nucleotide sequence TTGCCATTGATGAtgctaataaaataaatgtttttacTTATATTGTTGAGTCTTCTAATATTTGGCATGCTAGATTAGGACATGTTAGTTTTCGTTCCATGCAAAGAATGGTTAAATTAGAATTATTACCTAAATTCGAAATTCATTTTAATCATAAGTGTGAAACATGTACTGAATTAAAatttgcatttattatttattagcatatataattttatcacatATTGTTGACATATATCCAACAATTATTGCCTTATAAAACGTATACATTTACCTAAGTAATGGTGCCCAACATGTTTCAGTTCCCCCCGGGCTTATGGTTGAGCCTCTTATTGTGTAGTCCGCTTTTCTTTTTAGGAAAGCAAAGAGTACTCATCATAAGAATATTGTTGATTAAATAATGGATTcatttagaagtgcttttaaaataactgaaaacgcgtttaatgaaaatgtttttggtttcgaaaagtacttgaagtgcttcATTCACTTGCCTTTTTAGTAAGAATTGGTTCTAAAatcattttaaccaaaaacgttttcagctatttaaaaaaacacttccaaatgagCCTGATATTATATTTCGGCCACATAAGTAGTATAAATTCATTAGCCTCTCATATGCATAAGTCATAAGGCAACCAATCATTTGCTAAGTCCAAGGCATCAACATAAATCTTAATGCTAGTGATGTATGCTTACAGTTTCTAAACAAGCAGATAGAATTTGTCATGCCCGGCAATGCGTCTATCCCACGCTGCATTTGATCAAGCGTAAATATTAAACATATAACTGAAGACATACCAATTGAGCCTATGATGACAAACTGGAAATTTAAAAACCATCCAAGATATTTAAGCCAAAGAAATAAGGCCTACCTTCTGTTCAACTCGAGTCTTGTATATAAACCCTCCACAACAAAACAGTGTCGACGATGCAGTGAATCTGATCCGAGACAGATCGCTCAAACATCAACTTCAGCTAAAAATAAGGCTATACTGGATTGATATATAAGGATGCGTATGATAGACCATCCCACCGTCCCTCCCAAAACGAGAAACCTTGTTGGCTTTGGGTCACCCTTTTAATCTGTTTGTTGCCATTCAATGCCTATACAACATATGATGTAGGTGTTTTAGTTATCGAATGTTAGCATGGCGAAAAATACTTTTAGTATTTTTCAGTAGGAACTGGCTTACATGCAGGATAACACTCCAAATGTAGTCCATCCCGTTGTAATCTCTCCACTTTTCTCCTGCCTATGTTCTGCGATTGAGTAAACCAAGCTCTTTCAGTTGATATTATTACAAACCACTACTGGTATCAATTTTCGAAACATATACCCACTCAATCAGCCAATTACATTTCACCAGCAAGTTCGACTGCAAGAAGTATCGCTTTAATACGATTTAGCACATTGCATCTCCAGAACTTGTTCTCTTAAGATTGGTTATGTTTCTCCACAGTTTGAAACACGAGAGTTTTAAAAGAGCAATATGAGCTTACCGCACATTTTGGCAAGCAAAACTGGATGGGATCATAACCCTCCACTGGGATAGTGATATTTAACTTCATATGGAGTATCACGTGCCCTTTCAcctgaaaattttaaataggAATTAAGAAGACGTTGTTGTAAGGGATATCAACACCCACTGCAGTAAAGATACCCTTACATCTCCATGCAACAGTTAACATTGTTGGTGAGGGTGACTGAAAGTCCTAGGATGGATACTAACTTGATCTATAAATCTTAATTTAATACTAATGCAAATTACGGTTTAAACTAATTAGTTATGCAATCTTAATCCTACACAAATATCTAACAAGAATATACAGAGCACACGCACGATGTAGGATTTAACGAGGCAAAACCCACCACTGGGAAAATCCTTGGGCTACCAAGCCAGGAAGcactaagaaagaaagaatacataaagacttacaaaactcatcaactagacACTTATACCAGTTGGCAGCTTTGTCTCCACGCTTTGCTACTCGATCTTTCTTCAGTCTTCGAGATGAAGTGACACGACACTAACGCAGCCGTCAATCACCTTTCTCTCGAACTTTGCAAGATGCTAACTCGATCATGCAGAATGTTTATATGATGAAGTGTTTGTTTGAAAAACAATCAATTACGAAAATCACAAAGCTCATTTCCATAATTGATATTCTAGTTAAAACCTCAAATAAAACAGCATGAAAAATAATATCTTATTTTAAAAACCTATGCTGTTGGAACCGTAAGCTAACAGCAGCATTCAAAATGTTTTTCTGCGCACACAAGAACCAAGCTGAAGCTTCTTaacaaaccttttcaataaAATCAGTTTTCATGCATATATGGCTCAAAACTCGAGCACGTCCCTGACTTCCCATACAAATACAAAAAGCACCGCAACCGTTTGAATTGATAAGGACGGCATCCATGAGTTAGATGACTCCCACCAACATGCAATCACTTAAGTTTCAAAACACGGTTTGAACACTCGGTTTGATAAGTTCCAATGCAATTAGATTCTTTTGCATGCGTGATTTATTAAGTGATAAAGAAAGGATAAGTTATTTGAAAAAGATAAACCACACAATGGTTAAGAGTCCTATCTCAAAACAATAATATGAAATATAGATGAATGTAGttggatgcatgcatgcaaacgTACCTGAATATTTATCGCGTGTAGGTAACATCTTTGCATCGAAAGTGTGAGAACCCTTCCTAGACTTAAACTATtacaattgaaaatatataacaagtcTAAGCTATTACAGACTCAGCCAATTTGTCAAGGATTGCCAATTTTACCCTAACAGTGACAAAGCTGGAGGGGGGCTCCCAGTTGCTCCCGACCCTGATAACTTAACATCCAGACCATTTTCTGGTAAGACTTGCAAATATTTAATCAAACTAAGGACAGATAATTCGACcattttctttacttgtaaatggTTTTGCATATGCATTAAAGTGTACGGAAGTCGAGCACCTTAATATAATACTATTAGGTCTTTGCACCAAAGTGGAAAAGGAAGCAATATTGCAGCCACAGAAGAGGTGGATTGTGTGCCCTTCCATTTTCATACTCTTCTCATGCTCTCCTgtgatgtgtggtcacggttaaatcacgttaacattttatattaattttttataaaaataataaaacaaaatgtaataaaaatataaaatgttaacgtaccTTAATCGTGACCATACAAACAGAAAGACATGAAgagagtatggaaatggaaggacaAACAATCCACCGCCACAGAAAGGGTTACATGTCTCTGATCGGTCCCAAAGCGGCAAAATGCACTTTATAGGTCAGATTGATGGAGactactttttcttttctgggttaGGGGAAGGAGATGTTAAACGACTCATCCCGTAACTAAACTCGCAGTGAGACTTTTCACAGCCTAATTGAGTCATGTCATCGTAAACCTGCAAGTTCACAAAACATGCATATTAGTCCCCAAGCTAACATTCAACATGCAGCATGTGTTGGATAATTAGGTGATACATATTCTGTTCCGGTAATTTCACATATTTTCGGTACTCAACTTCCATGACATTCAATATAAGGAAGGTGTTTTGATATCTTAGCTGTTCATCTTCAGCAAAATAAGATCAAATATTCAAAGTTGGCGCAATAGTACTGATTGCCTCAACAAATATTTAACATTACACTTTACTATAATGAATTGATGATGAGTTGATCTGTGGAGGAATTAAACTTCGAATTTTCGTTCAAGCTATTTTATATAATAGTAAATGAGCAAGCTTAAAACTTTTGAAAATAACGCGATGATATAATGGGTAAAAGATGAATTGGTGATAAGTTGTTATTCAAAATTAAGAGCTAAATTCATGATATTGTATGAGACTCACTTGTGTTTTTATTTCCCATATAATTGTTACATACAAAAGTAATTCTGTCACTATCAGTGACACTCAACTTCTTAATCACCATTTAAAGATTATGTGTGCAAAATAATCAATCCAATTAAAGGTCACTTCGTCTTCATAAATGATGGTTTATGGCAACGATTTTTGTTGTAACTTGTCATTGATTTGTTTAATACATATTTGATAACTAAACCATGTCTCTAAtgtgattaatttatttttttgcatgattattttaaaatgtatataataaaattatgttaaattaaaaaaaaattattgttagaaatccaacggcctaaaAATATAGcagttggaaatccaacggcccagaACATCCCACGTCACCCCTCTCAGACTAGTGTGAGGGTGTCTGCCAAACGGGCCTCACTACCTGCTTTTGGTTGGCCCAACGCCTGAACTCGTGCGTGAACTGCACGCGCCTGAtgcaaaaaatatgaagaaCGTGGCTAACGTTAGATCACCTCGCCCCAATTGCTAGGTCCCCCGGGGGGGCACAGATCCTCTCCAAATCTGAGCCTAGGGATCAATAGATCcagactattgaaatttgatccaacggttacaattattataacttttagagaggtCCCTTTTTTGtagctgttgaatcaaattttaatagtcTGGATCTATTGATTCCTAAGCTCAAATCCGTTGATAATATGTGTCCCCGGAGGGCGGGCGGGCCCGCTGAATAGCCCCACTGATTTGGGTAGGCTGTAGCTGTTTTTGTTGGAGCGGGAGGATTGAATCACTCAACTGCAAGGGCGATTGGAAGAGGTGGGGTTGCTCCAACTACGCCGCATACCAAAAAGGGTAGAGAAATTTTCCAaaagtaaaagaagaaaaaagagaaaagtgagaatTGATGACGACAACAAACAAGTGttaaaaattggaagaaaagggaaaaaggaaaaaaaacaacccaaaaagaaaaagccaCAAGAAACCATATTCCAAAATGCAAATTCCATTCCGTATTATATTTTCCCAAATTCctaaaaccacaaaaaaaataaaaatcaaaaatcaaaaaaaccaaaaaagcattggaaattccaaaaaacaaaaacaaaaacaaaaaggccTCCGCACACAGAGAGAAGCAGCACCTCTCAACCTCGAGCTCCGCGCTCCGATTCTCTGTAAAGAAACACAATCGAACAGAAGAATTACGATTaaagcttcaaactttcccaTTAATTTCACAATTTTGAGCGCCAGaatccatcggaacttcgacaAAAACCTTGAAACTATCATTATTTACAAGCGTCTTCAGTTGCAGAGAGCCAAATGTACGAACCCCACCGGCCGCAGTCGAAAACCCAAACCCTAGAACTATGCCGCCGGGACTCGCAGTGACGGAACtttcaaaccctagaaatggcCAAGCATTCCGTCGGGTGGGTCGCGGCGCAGAAGCGGTGGCTTCTGGCTTTACTCGTCATGGTCTCCCTCTCTACCTTGATCGCCTTCTTCATCAGAGCCGCGTTTGACACCTGCGATCGCGGCGGCCTCGACGTCGTCGATAAGAGGGTTCCGCTGGGGGCGCCCATTGGGACCAGTCCTAGCCCCCTCAGCTTCATGAAGTCCAAGCTCGTGCTCTTGGTCTCCCACGAGCTTTCTCTTTCTGGTAATGTCTCTGTCTCCATTacattgttattattttttatgaatttaatgcATTTTTATATTAATCATGTGCAAAATTATTGATTACAGCCTCAGCAGCTTAGCGATTAGCTTAATTAGTTGTGTTAAGTTTTTAATGACTTATTAGATTATACAAACATAGAAAGTTAGCAGCTTTAGATGAAAAACACCACTTGTGTCGGTGGAATCTGTGAGCATTAACTGGTTTTCGAACTATTGGATGGTTTTCGATAACCCATTTAACAAAAAGTCCTTACCAGTGCCTCATTACTTTTAAATTTCCTGTTTTATTCCAGTATTTATGGAGAGGTAGCTTGTTCCTTAGTGTGTTAATGCTGTTTGATACATTTTGATCCCAGTTGAGTTGAATTTGTTTGTGAATTTGGAAATACGGCCTGGTGCAGTTGCATGCCTTTCCATTTTGTTCGAGTTTAATCAATGATTTCATTTGGGATTTATGTGATGTCAAGATTATAGAATGGAAGAACTGAGTACGTTACTTTCTCTGCGATTGTTGATTCTTATAAGACGGCATCTGTATTGTTCTACTGTTCACGTATTTTTGTaacttaattaattgaataaccCAATAAGCAGGGTTGTATAAATTATTTGTCAATTCTGTGTACTGATGTGTCATTTGAAAATATTACTACTCAACTTGAAAATATTTGTCGTCTTTTGAACATTAACCTATTTATTGGGTTAATCTTGTTCTTGAGCTGTCATGCATTTTGTAATACAATGTATTCTTTGAAGAATGCTCTTTTTTTCAGTTGAGAAACTTCTGTCCTTGGTTCGAGAACTTATTGAGTCAATATTCTTGCAGGCGTCAACAGACTAACTTTTACTAATGTTGATGCGTTCTTTTTGTGATATTTACTTGCACTCGTCAGCATATTGAAATAAATGGAGTAGTACCACAACTGATGAAAGCAATCTTTCTCCTTAACCAGATATCTGGTTGAAGAGTATATTTTATCCAACCAATTTCTGCTCTTTATATCTTACAAACTCTACTGAGGGGATAATATATTGAACATTCTTCCAGGTGGACCTTTGTTGTTGATGGAGCTAGCATTTTTATTGAGAGGTGTTGGCACTGAAGTATATTGGGTTACAACCATGAAATCGTCAGATACAGATGCAGCAACATACAGTTTGGAGCATAAGATGTTGGACCGAGGAGTGCAGGTACAAATTtcactttttaactttttaagagaTTATTTTGGACGTCTTCTTTTGCAGTCTAGTTGTTGTCTTTGTTCTACGtagttatttttattatctCAATATTTCATGATTTGGAAGCATTCTGTTGTCCAACCATACTATATTGGCCACTTGCTAAGGAAACTATGCTAAGTAAATCTAGCTTCCTATCTGCTTTGATCTATACTATGGCCTTAATAGGTTACATTTCACTGTAACTTCTCCATGTTTCTAATACTGCTTCTATACATCTCTAGGTCCTCTCTGAAAATGGCCAAGAAACTATAAATACAGCTCTCAAAGCTGATTTGGTTGTATTGAACACTGCAGTTTCTGGGAAATGGTTGGATGTTGTTCTTAGGGAAAATGTTCCCCGTGTTCTCCCAAAAGTGTTGTGGTGGATTCATGAAATGCGTGGCCATTACTTCAAATTGGATTATGTTAAGCACCTCCCACTTGTTGCAGGTTCTATGATAGATTCACATGTAACAGCAGAGTATTGGGAGAATAGGACTCGAGAACGTTTGGGGTAGGCTTCAAatattcttcctttttcttttttatatcaATATTTGGTTTACTGTTGCATTCATTTTCTCTCTGCAGTTTCAAAATGCCCGAGACCTTTGTTGTTCACCTTGGAAACAGCAAGGAACTTATGGAAGTTGCTGAGGACAATGTAGCAAAGCGGGTTTTGCGTGAGCATGTCCGGGAGTCTCTTGGAGTTCGAAGTGAAGAACTAGTATTTGCCATCATTAACAGTATGTATTTTGGTCTATTTTGATGGTTTGATTGAATTTGGTTATAATGCTTGACCATGAATTTAccagtttgtttgttttttatctttatCTTGTTTCTAATATGCTTGTGAAATTTGTGTTAATTTCCATGGGAATATGACAAATAAAAAGTAATGTTCTGGTTAGTTTATGCATACATTGTGAGCACTAAATTACACTTCATGTCTATAGGTGTTTCGCGCGGAAAAGGCCAGGATTTGTTTTTGCGTTCCTTCTTTGAAAGCTTGCGACTGATCCAAGAGAAGAAGCTGCAACTGCCAAAAATGCATGCTGTAATTGTGGGGAGTGACATGACTGCTCACACCAAGTTCGAGCATGAATTACGTAACTTTGTAGCGATGAAGAAAATTCA is from Pyrus communis chromosome 10, drPyrComm1.1, whole genome shotgun sequence and encodes:
- the LOC137747659 gene encoding uncharacterized protein, translating into MAKHSVGWVAAQKRWLLALLVMVSLSTLIAFFIRAAFDTCDRGGLDVVDKRVPLGAPIGTSPSPLSFMKSKLVLLVSHELSLSGGPLLLMELAFLLRGVGTEVYWVTTMKSSDTDAATYSLEHKMLDRGVQVLSENGQETINTALKADLVVLNTAVSGKWLDVVLRENVPRVLPKVLWWIHEMRGHYFKLDYVKHLPLVAGSMIDSHVTAEYWENRTRERLGFKMPETFVVHLGNSKELMEVAEDNVAKRVLREHVRESLGVRSEELVFAIINSVSRGKGQDLFLRSFFESLRLIQEKKLQLPKMHAVIVGSDMTAHTKFEHELRNFVAMKKIQDRVHFVDKTLTVAPYLAAIDVLVQNSQARGECFGRITIEAMAFQLPVLGTAAGGTTEIVVNGTTGLLHPVGKAGIAPLANNMVKLATHVERRLTMGKRGYERVKERFLEHHMANRIAAVLKEVLRKSNSHSDS